In Haliaeetus albicilla chromosome 18, bHalAlb1.1, whole genome shotgun sequence, one genomic interval encodes:
- the CCDC25 gene encoding coiled-coil domain-containing protein 25 isoform X1, translating into MVFYFTSNVVPSVYTIYMGKDKYENEDLIKYGWPEDIWFHVDKLSSAHVYLRLHKGQTVDDIPKEVLIDCAHLVKANSIQGCKMNNVNVVYTPWTNLKKTADMDVGQIGFHRQKDVKMLTVEKKVNEILNRLEKTKVERFPDLAAEKEARDREERNEKKAQIQEMKRKEKEEMKKKKELEELRSYSSLMKAENMSSNQDGNDSDDFM; encoded by the exons TTGTTCCTTCTGTTTACACCATTTACATGGGAAAAGATAAGTACGAAA ATGAAGATCTAATAAAGTATGGCTGGCCTGAAGATATCTG gTTTCATGTGGATAAGCTCTCTTCCGCGCATGTGTACCTTCGGTTACACAAG GGGCAGACGGTGGATGACATTCCTAAAGAAGTTTTGATAGACTGTGCCCATCTAGTGAAGGCGAATAGCATTCAAG GTTGCAAGATGAACAACGTCAATGTTGTATACACGCCATGGACTAACCTGAAGAAGACTGCAGACATGGATGTGGGGCAGATTGGCTTTCACAGGCAGAAGGAT GTGAAAATGCTGACAGTGGAGAAGAAGGTGAACGAGATCCTGAACCGGCTAGAGAAGACAAAAGTGGAGCGCTTCCCAGACCTGGCGGCTGAGAAGGAAGCCAGGGACAGAGaggagagaaatgagaaaaaagccCAGATCCAAGAGATGAAGcggaaggaaaaggaagagatgaagaagaagaaagagctggaagaaCTTAG GAGCTACTCATCCTTAATGAAGGCTGAGAACATGTCCTCCAATCAG GATGGCAACGATTCAGATGACTTTATGTAA
- the CCDC25 gene encoding coiled-coil domain-containing protein 25 isoform X2 — protein MVFYFTSNVVPSVYTIYMGKDKYENEDLIKYGWPEDIWFHVDKLSSAHVYLRLHKGQTVDDIPKEVLIDCAHLVKANSIQGCKMNNVNVVYTPWTNLKKTADMDVGQIGFHRQKDFFALQR, from the exons TTGTTCCTTCTGTTTACACCATTTACATGGGAAAAGATAAGTACGAAA ATGAAGATCTAATAAAGTATGGCTGGCCTGAAGATATCTG gTTTCATGTGGATAAGCTCTCTTCCGCGCATGTGTACCTTCGGTTACACAAG GGGCAGACGGTGGATGACATTCCTAAAGAAGTTTTGATAGACTGTGCCCATCTAGTGAAGGCGAATAGCATTCAAG GTTGCAAGATGAACAACGTCAATGTTGTATACACGCCATGGACTAACCTGAAGAAGACTGCAGACATGGATGTGGGGCAGATTGGCTTTCACAGGCAGAAGGAT TTTTTTGCACTCCAAAGGTGA